One part of the Gossypium raimondii isolate GPD5lz chromosome 1, ASM2569854v1, whole genome shotgun sequence genome encodes these proteins:
- the LOC105784298 gene encoding uncharacterized protein LOC105784298: MDDFSMSSYNQLNNIPKRNIGVNFVSKRSEYLASTCTIHGGGFLFAPPSSLTFSHPPSPSILNPILLYQNHHQLPPRLQPPLLPLPTPTKPLHVSLPCRTRSLSSSSCKNKNNKIRDQFLTPKSSKSKQLIISAGKVEDRPKKDNHLKPKQATETQTISKSSFDMAMAPANPLGSDPNDLPIALPSSYRAAGDDAKKDLDEFSGSILPLSPPPSSLPLPKFSLKSKLSCNPEAAGIDCGATDNLRRLLCLP; the protein is encoded by the coding sequence ATGGATGATTTTTCCATGTCTTCTTACAACCAATTAAACAACATTCCAAAGAGAAACATTGGagttaattttgtttcaaaacgAAGTGAATACTTAGCTTCAACATGCACCATCCATGGCGGAGGCTTTTTGTTTGCTCCACCGTCGTCTCTCACCTTCTCTCATCCTCCTTCACCTTCCATTCTCAACCCgatattattatatcaaaatcacCACCAGCTGCCGCCACGGCTGCAACCACCTCTCCTCCCACTTCCAACGCCTACTAAACCTCTCCACGTGTCTCTCCCTTGCCGAACTCGAAGCCTTTCTTCTTCATCatgtaaaaacaaaaacaacaaaatcagAGACCAATTCTTAACACCAAAAAgctcaaaatcaaaacaactcATCATCAGTGCAGGCAAAGTAGAAGATCGGCCGAAGAAAGATAATCATTTGAAGCCAAAACAGGCAACAGAAACACAAACCATAAGTAAGTCGTCCTTTGACATGGCAATGGCACCCGCTAACCCTTTAGGATCCGATCCGAATGATCTCCCTATTGCTTTGCCATCATCATACAGAGCAGCAGGTGACGATGCCAAAAAAGATTTGGACGAATTTTCAGGTTCTATCTTGCCTCTGTCTCCACCACCTAGCAGCTTGCCTTTGCCTAAGTTTTCGCTAAAATCCAAGCTTAGTTGCAACCCTGAAGCGGCTGGAATCGACTGTGGAGCCACCGACAATCTCCGACGGCTCCTATGTCTCCCTTGA